One Curtobacterium sp. MCLR17_032 genomic window carries:
- a CDS encoding helix-turn-helix domain-containing protein, with protein sequence MLQIDYATTDAEAASQSLASLYDQPDVRGVGPGFRYEQHVRGDGEMTLERYHFGGDIETTADIPDALVSVQVHGGRFATREQGAVPNGSLHGLGPIANGTTDADFSIVTLPVPVLLRTGLRHEGAERGHLVVDGRAPRPELAGHWAEVIDHAHTVTADPTTFQNDLVRAETFRHLTAAAFAAFPVHVDADRVVPDTATAGAVVRRATRYMDDHVAEPIGAAEIATAARVSPRGLQAAFQRDLGITPMAYLRRARLAEAHRELLATDPTSGATVSAVALRWGFTNATRFGAAHRDAYGRSPQETLRDDSGRRGAR encoded by the coding sequence GTGCTGCAGATCGACTACGCCACCACCGACGCGGAAGCCGCCTCGCAGTCGCTTGCCTCGCTCTACGACCAGCCGGACGTCAGAGGCGTGGGACCCGGCTTCCGGTACGAGCAGCACGTCCGCGGCGACGGGGAGATGACGCTCGAGCGGTACCACTTCGGCGGTGACATCGAGACCACCGCCGACATCCCCGACGCGCTCGTGTCGGTCCAGGTCCACGGCGGTCGCTTCGCCACGCGCGAGCAGGGCGCGGTCCCGAACGGCTCGTTGCACGGCCTCGGTCCGATCGCGAACGGCACGACCGACGCCGACTTCAGCATCGTCACGCTGCCGGTGCCGGTGCTCCTGCGCACGGGGTTGCGGCACGAGGGCGCCGAGCGCGGTCACCTCGTCGTCGACGGACGGGCACCCCGACCGGAGCTCGCCGGCCACTGGGCCGAGGTCATCGACCACGCCCACACGGTCACCGCCGACCCGACGACGTTCCAGAACGACCTGGTGCGCGCCGAGACGTTCCGGCACCTCACGGCAGCCGCGTTCGCCGCCTTCCCGGTCCACGTCGACGCGGACCGGGTCGTCCCCGACACCGCGACCGCCGGGGCCGTCGTCCGTCGGGCCACCCGGTACATGGACGACCACGTCGCCGAACCGATCGGCGCGGCCGAGATCGCCACCGCGGCCCGGGTGTCGCCGCGCGGACTGCAGGCCGCGTTCCAGCGCGACCTCGGCATCACGCCGATGGCCTACCTCCGGCGGGCCCGTCTGGCCGAGGCACACCGCGAACTGCTGGCCACCGACCCGACCTCCGGTGCCACCGTGTCCGCCGTCGCCCTGCGGTGGGGCTTCACCAACGCCACGCGGTTCGGTGCCGCGCACCGCGACGCGTACGGGCGGTCACCGCAGGAGACGCTGCGCGACGACTCCGGGAGGCGCGGGGCGCGCTGA
- a CDS encoding VOC family protein, whose amino-acid sequence MFQPTSAYSGFSVDDVDAAVAFYAGVLGIDVRVLVAGQMMQLLLPGSDVPVLVYGKPDHTPATFTVLNFVVDDIDTALDDLAALGVHPTDGGQWADERQVLRGRSRAMGPDIAWFADPAGNVFSVQQQ is encoded by the coding sequence GTGTTCCAGCCCACCAGCGCCTACAGCGGATTCAGCGTGGACGACGTCGACGCCGCCGTGGCCTTCTACGCCGGCGTCCTCGGGATCGACGTCCGTGTCCTCGTCGCCGGCCAGATGATGCAGCTCCTGCTGCCCGGCTCCGACGTCCCCGTCCTGGTCTACGGCAAACCGGACCACACTCCGGCGACGTTCACGGTGCTGAACTTCGTCGTGGACGACATCGACACCGCGCTCGACGACCTGGCCGCTCTCGGTGTCCACCCGACCGACGGCGGACAGTGGGCGGACGAGCGGCAGGTCCTCCGCGGCCGGTCCCGCGCCATGGGGCCGGACATCGCCTGGTTCGCGGACCCCGCCGGCAACGTCTTCTCCGTCCAGCAGCAGTGA
- a CDS encoding DUF3800 domain-containing protein: MGIHRLVCARAVSRRMSNDVLVLLCFVDESFKADFYGFGGLLADGMETKALTAKLNDIMSRAWQDFGIPHGTELHAHPMFHGKDAWADVPTRVRINIFEQVIDAVTESSVTMLLRAVRPKKLEERQISKGYPDRHPPEQVCFLHILQRVHAVAEQQETQALIIADERDDRERHRERFSMYQAYGTPGLYMQSSLDTIVDTVHFAPSHHSRMLQAVDLVTFTWTRWNTVTERDPRQHAVMARLISKIYGCGKLYKPGEWP, encoded by the coding sequence GTGGGGATCCACCGCTTGGTCTGCGCTCGCGCGGTGAGCCGACGGATGAGCAATGATGTCCTGGTGCTTCTCTGTTTCGTGGACGAGTCATTCAAGGCGGACTTCTACGGCTTCGGCGGATTACTCGCAGATGGTATGGAAACAAAGGCACTCACAGCCAAGCTGAATGACATCATGTCGCGCGCCTGGCAGGACTTCGGGATACCTCACGGAACCGAGCTGCACGCGCATCCGATGTTCCATGGAAAGGATGCGTGGGCAGACGTCCCGACTCGAGTCCGCATCAACATCTTCGAGCAAGTCATCGACGCCGTCACGGAGAGCAGCGTGACGATGCTGTTGCGGGCGGTGCGTCCGAAGAAGCTCGAGGAACGGCAGATCAGCAAGGGCTATCCGGACCGCCACCCGCCGGAGCAGGTGTGTTTCCTCCACATCCTCCAGCGCGTGCACGCCGTGGCTGAGCAGCAGGAGACCCAGGCGCTGATCATCGCGGACGAGAGAGATGACCGTGAGCGTCACCGTGAGCGCTTCTCGATGTACCAGGCGTACGGCACACCTGGTCTCTACATGCAGAGCAGCCTGGACACCATCGTCGACACGGTGCACTTCGCGCCCAGTCATCATTCGAGGATGCTCCAGGCTGTCGATCTCGTCACATTCACGTGGACTCGCTGGAACACCGTGACTGAGAGAGACCCTCGACAGCATGCAGTGATGGCCCGACTGATCTCGAAGATCTACGGCTGCGGCAAGCTCTACAAACCAGGTGAATGGCCCTGA